One genomic window of Cannabis sativa cultivar Pink pepper isolate KNU-18-1 chromosome 2, ASM2916894v1, whole genome shotgun sequence includes the following:
- the LOC115718557 gene encoding autophagy-related protein 18h isoform X1: MKNNHNKANNNSNSSNGFLPNSLKFISSCIKTASSGVRSASASVAASISGDPNAHKDQVLCACVDKLELGPTFIKHVLLLGYSNGFQVLDVENASSVGELVSKRDDPVTFLQMQPRPTKSNSDEGFAASHPLLLVVACDETQSSGLMQNGRDVLARNGYSEHQNGHPVYSPTAVRFYSLRSHNYVHVLRFRSTVYMVRCSPQIVAVGLASQIYCFDPVTLQSKFSVLTFPVPQLGVQGMVVANIGYGPMAVGPRWLAYASNNPLQSNVGRLSPQSLTPPGVSPSTSPSNGSLMARYAKESSKQLAAGILNLGDMGYKTLSKYYQELVPDGSGSPVPSNCSWKVGRGHLTESEIAGMVVVQDFTSKAIVSQFRAHTSPISALCFDPSGTLLVTASIHGNNINIFRIMPSCSHMGSGTQNYDWSTSHVHLYKLHRGMTSAVIQDICFSQYSQWVSIITSRGTSHIFALSPFGGETVLQAHNSPADGPTLLPTLSLPWWSSSSFTVNKQSFSPPPQPVTLSVVSRIKNNSSGWLNTVSNAASSAAGKMLLPSGAMTAVFHSCVPPDLQPGHAKVNALERLLVYAPSGHVIQYNLLPSVGGESTESASRSGPGSSLQMQDDELRVKVEPVQWWDVCRRTDWPERDECISGITCRKQEAMEMVMDVSDCEDNDTRDKELVKPHEKSHLYISNAEVQINSGRIPIWQNAKISFFTMSSMEANNITDDLAVGEIEIEKIPVNEVEIKRKDLLPVFNHFPVLQSNWGDRVRREVPVEVHTSIMGGLNFYRGLVGSHSSADSHEAKENFSEMSVMSNAKLASTGSFEPSDGIFGDSYSLSHQSAIQSSGGKNGKFIFSSRLQNQSSTNKDLVSYSSRQSTSNVSHVEDSTFATGLSTLADDSMSADRTISKEVQSVDGGGQTDGSNVSSNRSDLTMNSLDEGPVHDSPDFEQYFQEGYCKASAESDCPESNEVVTDVDSSSSPCDGEKCEEDGDNDDMLGGVFAFSEEG, translated from the exons ATGAAGAATAACCATAACAAGGCTAATAATAACTCCAATTCCAGCAATGGCTTTCTTCCCAATTCTTTGAAATTCATTTCTTCTTGTATTAAGACCGCATCTTCTGGCGTTCGTTCGGCCAGCGCCTCCGTCGCTGCTTCTATATCCGGCGACCCCAACGCCCATAAAGACCAg GTGCTGTGTGCTTGTGTTGACAAACTAGAGCTTGGTCCAACTTTCATTAAACATGTACTCTTACTCGGCTATTCCAATGGGTTTCAAGTCCTGGATGTGGAAAATGCCTCCAGTGTCGGTGAACTCGTTTCGAAACGCGATGATCCAGTTACATTTTTGCAGATGCAGCCTCGGCCTACAAAATCCAACAGTGATGAAGGATTCGCAGCATCACATCCTTTACTTTTGGTTGTTGCATGCGATGAAACACAGAGCTCAGGTCTGATGCAAAATGGGAGAGATGTGTTGGCCAGAAATGGTTATAGTGAACATCAAAATGGACACCCTGTTTATTCACCAACTGCTGTTCGGTTTTACTCACTGAGGTCTCACAATTACGTCCATGTATTGAGATTTCGCTCAACTGTGTATATGGTCCGATGTAGTCCACAAATAGTGGCTGTTGGTCTTGCATCACAA ATATATTGCTTCGATCCAGTCACTCTTCAGAGTAAATTTAGTGTCCTCACTTTCCCAGTCCCACAGTTGGGAGTCCAAGGAATGGTTGTGGCTAATATTGGTTATGGACCCATGGCCGTTGGTCCAAGATGGTTGGCTTATGCTTCGAATAACCCACTGCAGTCAAATGTGGGACGGCTAAGTCCACAGAGTCTTACTCCACCAGGTGTCAGTCCATCAACATCACCCAGCAATGGAAGTTTGATGGCTCGGTATGCTAAGGAATCTAGTAAGCAATTAGCTGCTGGGATATTAAATTTGGGTGACATGGGTTATAAAACTTTGTCTAAATACTATCAAGAACTTGTACCCGACGGTTCTGGCTCTCCTGTTCCATCAAACTGTAGTTGGAAAGTAGGTCGGGGGCATTTGACAGAATCAGAGATTGCTGGAATG GTTGTCGTGCAAGATTTTACATCAAAAGCTATTGTTTCACAGTTTAGAGCTCACACTAGTCCAATTTCTGCTCTTTGTTTCGACCCAAGTGGGACTCTTCTTGTTACGGCCTCAATTCATGGCAACAATATCAACATTTTTCGAATTATGCCTTCCTGCTCGCACATGGGTTCAGGTACTCAAAATTATGACTGGAGTACTTCTCATGTGCACCTTTACAAGCTTCATCGAGGCATGACATCTGCT GTGATACAGGATATTTGTTTTAGTCAATATAGCCAATGGGTTTCTATTATTACATCCAGGGGGACCTCCCATATTTTTGCTCTTTCTCCCTTTGGTGGTGAGACTGTTCTTCAAGCACATAATTCTCCTGCTGATGGGCCTACTCTTTTACCTACCCTGTCTTTACCCTGGTGGTCCAGTTCGTCTTTCACTGTGAACAAGCAATCTTTTTCTCCACCACCACAACCTGTAACCCTTTCTGTTGTTAGCAGAATAAAAAACAACAGCTCTGGTTGGCTGAATACAGTTAGTAATGCTGCATCATCAGCAGCAGGAAAGATGCTTTTGCCTTCTGGGGCCATGACTGCGGTTTTTCATAGTTGTGTTCCTCCTGATTTGCAACCTGGCCATGCTAAGGTGAATGCTTTGGAGCGTCTGTTGGTTTATGCTCCTTCTGGTCATGTAATTCAGTATAATTTACTTCCATCAGTGGGGGGAGAGTCTACTGAATCTGCTTCAAGAAGTGGGCCGGGTTCTTCCCTTCAGATGCAGGATGATGAGCTGAGAGTGAAAGTCGAACCTGTTCAGTGGTGGGATGTTTGTCGAAGGACTGATTGGCCCGAAAGAGATGAATGTATTTCTGGGATTACATGTAGGAAACAAGAAGCTATGGAGATGGTCATGGACGTTTCTGATTGTGAAGATAATGATACAAGGGATAAGGAGTTGGTAAAACCTCATGAAAAGTCCCATTTATATATTTCTAATGCTGAGGTCCAAATAAACTCTGGAAGGATACCGATTTGGCAAAATGCAAAG ATATCTTTCTTTACGATGAGTTCAATGGAGGCTAATAACATTACTGATGATTTAGCTGTTGGAGagattgaaatagaaaagattcCTGTTAATGAGGTTGAAATTAAGCGAAAGGATCTTCTGCCTGTTTTTAATCATTTTCCTGTGCTGCAGTCCAATTGGGGTGACAG GGTGAGGCGTGAGGTGCCTGTTGAGGTACACACATCAATAATGGGAGGCTTAAATTTTTACAG GGGCCTTGTTGGGTCACATTCTTCTGCAGATTCTCACGAAGCTAAGGAAAACTTCTCGGAAATGTCTGTTATGTCTAATGCTAAGTTAGCATCAACTGGATCGTTTGAACCCTCAGATG GAATTTTTGGGGATTCTTATTCATTGAGTCATCAATCTGCCATTCAAAGTAGTGGGGGGAAAAATGGAAAATTTATATTCTCCTCGCGCCTGCAGAACCAAAGTTCTACAAACAAAGATTTAGTTTCATACTCTTCTAGACAATCTACTTCAAATGTTTCTCATGTTGAGGATAGCACTTTTGCAACTGGACTATCTACTTTAGCGGACGACTCGATGTCTGCTGATAGAACTATATCAAAAGAGGTTCAGTCGGTTGATGGCGGTGGGCAAACTGATGGTTCAAACGTAAGTTCCAACCGTTCTGATTTGACTATGAACAGTCTTGATGAGGGACCAGTACATGATTCACCAGATTTTGAACAGTATTTTCAAGAGGGCTATTGTAAAGCATCTGCTGAGAGTGACTGTCCTGAATCTAATGAAGTTGTCACTGATGTGGATAGCAGCAGCAGTCCATGTGATGGGGAGAAATGTGAAGAAGATGGTGACAATGATGACATGCTTGGTGGCGTATTTGCTTTCTCCGAGGAAG GATAA
- the LOC133034519 gene encoding uncharacterized protein LOC133034519 produces MSICRLKEIGVGALVETKVKGEKVKDMVTNKMVGWDFYSSPTIEGRLLVIWKKIFARVIVIEESTQYVHCYVKLASHTEAFYVTFVYGLNGLEERKEMWKGLTNSRFLAKPWIVLGDFNSVINLGDRIGGKSVSRAETEDFNQWLSLGLVDTLKRQGSYFTWSNNQGSQGRIYSRIDHAFKNEEWIDLLPNSVATFSWEEISDHCAIVVSSAVMVEIGVRPFRFYNYWGVHRDFKKLVLESWVKPVAATGLLGVWLKLARLKHVLKAFNHARLGSVEQNFQRAKDKYLEARMKAQEKPGEEDFVEAERVAAEEFHNHEKMLKSYLVQRSKVTLLNQGDGNTAYFYACIKKRREENRIASFVNSHGIIVENYTEVVAHFIEHFKSYMGSFSTVTRRMEGDCLEMGNRLSLEQ; encoded by the coding sequence ATGAGCATATGTAGATTAAAAGAGATTGGTGTGGGAGCTTTGGTGGAAACTAAAGTGAAAGGAGAGAAGGTGAAGGACATGGTAACAAATAAAATGGTTGGTTGGGATTTTTATTCTAGTCCAACTATCGAGGGTCGGTTATTGGTTATTTGGAAGAAAATATTTGCAAGGGTGATTGTCATAGAGGAGAGTACTCAATATGTTCATTGTTATGTTAAACTAGCAAGTCATACTGAGGCTTTCTATGTGACTTTTGTCTATGGTCTGAATGGGTTGGAAGAAAGGAAAGAGATGTGGAAAGGCCTAACTAATAGTCGGTTTCTTGCCAAACCGTGGATAGTGTTAGGTGATTTCAATTCTGTCATTAATCTTGGAGACAGAATAGGCGGCAAATCAGTTTCGAGAGCTGAGACAGAAGATTTTAATCAGTGGCTTagtcttggtctggtggatacTTTAAAGAGGCAAGGTTCTTATTTCACCTGGTCGAATAATCAAGGTAGTCAAGGAAGAATCTACTCGCGGATTGATCATGCTTTCAAGAATGAAGAGTGGATTGATTTACTTCCTAATTCTGTAGCCACTTTCAGCTGGGAAGAAATTTCAGACCACTGTGCTATTGTTGTCTCTTCGGCTGTCATGGTGGAAATAGGAGTGAGACCGTTTAGATTTTACAACTATTGGGGTGTTCACAGGGATTTTAAGAAGTTAGTTCTTGAGAGTTGGGTTAAGCCGGTTGCAGCTACTGGTTTACTTGGGGTTTGGCTCAAATTAGCTCGATTGAAGCATGTTTTGAAGGCGTTTAATCATGCAAGACTTGGAAGTGTGGAGCAAAATTTTCAACGAGCTAAAGACAAGTATCTTGAGGCTAGAATGAAAGCTCAAGAAAAACCAGGAGAAGAAGATTTTGTAGAAGCTGAGAGAGTGGCAGCCGAGGAGTTCCATAACCATGAAAAAATGCTGAAAAGCTATCTTGTTCAAAGGAGTAAGGTAACTTTGTTGAATCAAGGAGATGGTAATACAGCCTATTTTTATGCTTGTATTAAGAAAAGGAGGGAGGAGAATAGGATAGCAAGCTTTGTCAATAGCCATGGAATAATTGTTGAGAACTACACTGAAGTGGTGGCGCATTTTATTGAGCACTTTAAGAGTTATATGGGGAGTTTTAGTACGGTAACCAGGAGGATGGAAGGTGATTGCTTAGAGATGGGCAATCGGTTATCTCTGGAACAATAG
- the LOC115718557 gene encoding autophagy-related protein 18h isoform X2 yields MKNNHNKANNNSNSSNGFLPNSLKFISSCIKTASSGVRSASASVAASISGDPNAHKDQVLCACVDKLELGPTFIKHVLLLGYSNGFQVLDVENASSVGELVSKRDDPVTFLQMQPRPTKSNSDEGFAASHPLLLVVACDETQSSGLMQNGRDVLARNGYSEHQNGHPVYSPTAVRFYSLRSHNYVHVLRFRSTVYMVRCSPQIVAVGLASQIYCFDPVTLQSKFSVLTFPVPQLGVQGMVVANIGYGPMAVGPRWLAYASNNPLQSNVGRLSPQSLTPPGVSPSTSPSNGSLMARYAKESSKQLAAGILNLGDMGYKTLSKYYQELVPDGSGSPVPSNCSWKVGRGHLTESEIAGMVVVQDFTSKAIVSQFRAHTSPISALCFDPSGTLLVTASIHGNNINIFRIMPSCSHMGSGTQNYDWSTSHVHLYKLHRGMTSAVIQDICFSQYSQWVSIITSRGTSHIFALSPFGGETVLQAHNSPADGPTLLPTLSLPWWSSSSFTVNKQSFSPPPQPVTLSVVSRIKNNSSGWLNTVSNAASSAAGKMLLPSGAMTAVFHSCVPPDLQPGHAKVNALERLLVYAPSGHVIQYNLLPSVGGESTESASRSGPGSSLQMQDDELRVKVEPVQWWDVCRRTDWPERDECISGITCRKQEAMEMVMDVSDCEDNDTRDKELVKPHEKSHLYISNAEVQINSGRIPIWQNAKISFFTMSSMEANNITDDLAVGEIEIEKIPVNEVEIKRKDLLPVFNHFPVLQSNWGDRGLVGSHSSADSHEAKENFSEMSVMSNAKLASTGSFEPSDGIFGDSYSLSHQSAIQSSGGKNGKFIFSSRLQNQSSTNKDLVSYSSRQSTSNVSHVEDSTFATGLSTLADDSMSADRTISKEVQSVDGGGQTDGSNVSSNRSDLTMNSLDEGPVHDSPDFEQYFQEGYCKASAESDCPESNEVVTDVDSSSSPCDGEKCEEDGDNDDMLGGVFAFSEEG; encoded by the exons ATGAAGAATAACCATAACAAGGCTAATAATAACTCCAATTCCAGCAATGGCTTTCTTCCCAATTCTTTGAAATTCATTTCTTCTTGTATTAAGACCGCATCTTCTGGCGTTCGTTCGGCCAGCGCCTCCGTCGCTGCTTCTATATCCGGCGACCCCAACGCCCATAAAGACCAg GTGCTGTGTGCTTGTGTTGACAAACTAGAGCTTGGTCCAACTTTCATTAAACATGTACTCTTACTCGGCTATTCCAATGGGTTTCAAGTCCTGGATGTGGAAAATGCCTCCAGTGTCGGTGAACTCGTTTCGAAACGCGATGATCCAGTTACATTTTTGCAGATGCAGCCTCGGCCTACAAAATCCAACAGTGATGAAGGATTCGCAGCATCACATCCTTTACTTTTGGTTGTTGCATGCGATGAAACACAGAGCTCAGGTCTGATGCAAAATGGGAGAGATGTGTTGGCCAGAAATGGTTATAGTGAACATCAAAATGGACACCCTGTTTATTCACCAACTGCTGTTCGGTTTTACTCACTGAGGTCTCACAATTACGTCCATGTATTGAGATTTCGCTCAACTGTGTATATGGTCCGATGTAGTCCACAAATAGTGGCTGTTGGTCTTGCATCACAA ATATATTGCTTCGATCCAGTCACTCTTCAGAGTAAATTTAGTGTCCTCACTTTCCCAGTCCCACAGTTGGGAGTCCAAGGAATGGTTGTGGCTAATATTGGTTATGGACCCATGGCCGTTGGTCCAAGATGGTTGGCTTATGCTTCGAATAACCCACTGCAGTCAAATGTGGGACGGCTAAGTCCACAGAGTCTTACTCCACCAGGTGTCAGTCCATCAACATCACCCAGCAATGGAAGTTTGATGGCTCGGTATGCTAAGGAATCTAGTAAGCAATTAGCTGCTGGGATATTAAATTTGGGTGACATGGGTTATAAAACTTTGTCTAAATACTATCAAGAACTTGTACCCGACGGTTCTGGCTCTCCTGTTCCATCAAACTGTAGTTGGAAAGTAGGTCGGGGGCATTTGACAGAATCAGAGATTGCTGGAATG GTTGTCGTGCAAGATTTTACATCAAAAGCTATTGTTTCACAGTTTAGAGCTCACACTAGTCCAATTTCTGCTCTTTGTTTCGACCCAAGTGGGACTCTTCTTGTTACGGCCTCAATTCATGGCAACAATATCAACATTTTTCGAATTATGCCTTCCTGCTCGCACATGGGTTCAGGTACTCAAAATTATGACTGGAGTACTTCTCATGTGCACCTTTACAAGCTTCATCGAGGCATGACATCTGCT GTGATACAGGATATTTGTTTTAGTCAATATAGCCAATGGGTTTCTATTATTACATCCAGGGGGACCTCCCATATTTTTGCTCTTTCTCCCTTTGGTGGTGAGACTGTTCTTCAAGCACATAATTCTCCTGCTGATGGGCCTACTCTTTTACCTACCCTGTCTTTACCCTGGTGGTCCAGTTCGTCTTTCACTGTGAACAAGCAATCTTTTTCTCCACCACCACAACCTGTAACCCTTTCTGTTGTTAGCAGAATAAAAAACAACAGCTCTGGTTGGCTGAATACAGTTAGTAATGCTGCATCATCAGCAGCAGGAAAGATGCTTTTGCCTTCTGGGGCCATGACTGCGGTTTTTCATAGTTGTGTTCCTCCTGATTTGCAACCTGGCCATGCTAAGGTGAATGCTTTGGAGCGTCTGTTGGTTTATGCTCCTTCTGGTCATGTAATTCAGTATAATTTACTTCCATCAGTGGGGGGAGAGTCTACTGAATCTGCTTCAAGAAGTGGGCCGGGTTCTTCCCTTCAGATGCAGGATGATGAGCTGAGAGTGAAAGTCGAACCTGTTCAGTGGTGGGATGTTTGTCGAAGGACTGATTGGCCCGAAAGAGATGAATGTATTTCTGGGATTACATGTAGGAAACAAGAAGCTATGGAGATGGTCATGGACGTTTCTGATTGTGAAGATAATGATACAAGGGATAAGGAGTTGGTAAAACCTCATGAAAAGTCCCATTTATATATTTCTAATGCTGAGGTCCAAATAAACTCTGGAAGGATACCGATTTGGCAAAATGCAAAG ATATCTTTCTTTACGATGAGTTCAATGGAGGCTAATAACATTACTGATGATTTAGCTGTTGGAGagattgaaatagaaaagattcCTGTTAATGAGGTTGAAATTAAGCGAAAGGATCTTCTGCCTGTTTTTAATCATTTTCCTGTGCTGCAGTCCAATTGGGGTGACAG GGGCCTTGTTGGGTCACATTCTTCTGCAGATTCTCACGAAGCTAAGGAAAACTTCTCGGAAATGTCTGTTATGTCTAATGCTAAGTTAGCATCAACTGGATCGTTTGAACCCTCAGATG GAATTTTTGGGGATTCTTATTCATTGAGTCATCAATCTGCCATTCAAAGTAGTGGGGGGAAAAATGGAAAATTTATATTCTCCTCGCGCCTGCAGAACCAAAGTTCTACAAACAAAGATTTAGTTTCATACTCTTCTAGACAATCTACTTCAAATGTTTCTCATGTTGAGGATAGCACTTTTGCAACTGGACTATCTACTTTAGCGGACGACTCGATGTCTGCTGATAGAACTATATCAAAAGAGGTTCAGTCGGTTGATGGCGGTGGGCAAACTGATGGTTCAAACGTAAGTTCCAACCGTTCTGATTTGACTATGAACAGTCTTGATGAGGGACCAGTACATGATTCACCAGATTTTGAACAGTATTTTCAAGAGGGCTATTGTAAAGCATCTGCTGAGAGTGACTGTCCTGAATCTAATGAAGTTGTCACTGATGTGGATAGCAGCAGCAGTCCATGTGATGGGGAGAAATGTGAAGAAGATGGTGACAATGATGACATGCTTGGTGGCGTATTTGCTTTCTCCGAGGAAG GATAA